In Massilia forsythiae, one DNA window encodes the following:
- a CDS encoding DUF1175 family protein encodes MAGGAVSGGRRPDRAPAPRQGCVQPGRRACLKLLALAAGGAGLGALAPPAAALKELPGTQPRLSVEQSRAFQAWMVRIVRDQVARGPNPRWQHRDCAGLVRFAVTEALSPHDARWMRANGMRTDASLPPELDLGPQQALLRNRWVQTGGTVGHFVTALALVQHNSRPVGREVNAARPGDLLFYDQGTEQHLMVWMGASIAYHTGTVAPGDNGLRTVGIRQLMNWKDTRWQPTPDNPNFAGVYRLSFLA; translated from the coding sequence ATGGCAGGCGGCGCGGTGAGCGGCGGGCGCCGGCCGGATCGCGCACCGGCGCCGCGGCAAGGGTGCGTCCAGCCCGGACGGCGCGCCTGTCTGAAGCTGCTGGCGCTGGCGGCCGGCGGCGCCGGCCTGGGCGCACTGGCGCCGCCGGCCGCCGCGCTGAAGGAGCTGCCCGGCACCCAGCCGCGCCTGAGCGTCGAGCAGAGCCGCGCGTTCCAGGCCTGGATGGTGCGCATCGTGCGCGACCAGGTCGCGCGCGGGCCGAATCCGCGCTGGCAGCACCGCGACTGCGCCGGCCTGGTGCGCTTCGCCGTCACCGAGGCGCTCAGCCCGCACGACGCCAGGTGGATGCGCGCCAACGGCATGCGCACCGACGCCAGCCTGCCGCCCGAGCTCGACCTCGGTCCGCAGCAGGCGCTGCTGCGCAACCGCTGGGTGCAGACCGGCGGCACGGTCGGCCACTTCGTCACCGCGCTGGCGCTGGTGCAGCACAACAGCCGCCCCGTCGGGCGCGAGGTCAACGCCGCCCGCCCCGGCGACCTGCTGTTCTACGACCAGGGCACGGAACAACACCTGATGGTATGGATGGGCGCCTCGATCGCCTACCACACCGGCACGGTCGCGCCGGGCGACAACGGCCTGCGCACCGTCGGCATTCGACAACTCATGAACTGGAAGGACACGCGGTGGCAACCAACGCCCGACAATCCGAATTTCGCCGGCGTGTATCGGCTCTCGTTTCTGGCTTGA
- a CDS encoding DUF2138 family protein, whose product MKRNVLRGSLIAAVVCVGAVAAWRVFGWGHLGPVNGLHLDLARPDALVLTRSLAALPRDLLTIPLARDVLREDFVFYYEQSEDRLGLKGTLRRIAYEHDLGWGDRLIRSVLDEPAEVALWRDGNGALRHYAIAVSRGKLARLLEEAGKVALKDSQLRVAGKLRVDGDSVQVYALDYAYGQTLLIAAHGERMVILSHPGMLYGGDDGKREDKDARAVVIKLLAAKRADQDVFHGQFHLAPGIPAGHSVAVKADWLSFGYQPFFGALQALRFDFSNGRWQSQVLVDGNRLRAGGYDNRALWGVLPYNPSACFSVPADWNAMKPVLERLGAKGGSALPQLVARFDGPAAACWYGTSRLYTPVFVANYTHSGDNDLLASLFGALVGGTPAYSAAGGVQRWERTIDTPQGKLTPTLAVGNGTLVFSADRKLVDAVLAVKRRQAPAAADRLPDAPRTVGLIDTAALAQLAQKEAFEALPAASEPVLRGAAEAHLLPRLAALRTYPPYRMVVKSLPASGVVWEPLEWQAAR is encoded by the coding sequence ATGAAAAGAAACGTGCTGCGCGGCTCGCTGATCGCCGCCGTCGTGTGCGTCGGCGCCGTGGCCGCCTGGCGCGTGTTCGGCTGGGGCCACCTGGGGCCGGTCAACGGCCTCCACCTGGACCTGGCCAGGCCGGACGCGCTGGTGCTTACGCGCAGCCTGGCGGCGCTGCCGCGCGATTTGCTCACCATTCCGCTGGCGCGCGACGTGCTGCGCGAAGACTTCGTGTTCTACTACGAGCAGAGCGAAGACCGTCTCGGCTTGAAGGGCACGCTGCGCCGCATCGCCTACGAGCACGACCTGGGCTGGGGCGACCGCCTGATCCGCAGCGTGCTGGACGAGCCGGCCGAGGTGGCGCTGTGGCGCGACGGCAATGGCGCGCTGCGCCACTACGCCATCGCGGTCTCGCGCGGCAAGCTGGCGCGCCTGCTGGAAGAAGCCGGCAAGGTGGCATTGAAGGACAGCCAGCTGCGCGTGGCCGGCAAGCTGCGCGTGGACGGCGACAGCGTGCAGGTGTACGCGCTCGACTACGCCTACGGGCAGACGCTCCTGATCGCGGCGCACGGCGAGCGCATGGTGATCCTGTCGCATCCGGGCATGCTGTACGGCGGCGACGACGGCAAGCGCGAGGACAAGGATGCGCGCGCGGTGGTCATCAAGCTGCTGGCGGCCAAGCGCGCCGACCAGGACGTGTTCCACGGCCAGTTCCACCTGGCGCCGGGCATCCCGGCCGGCCACAGCGTGGCGGTCAAGGCCGATTGGCTGTCATTTGGCTACCAGCCGTTCTTCGGCGCGCTGCAGGCGCTGCGCTTCGATTTCAGCAACGGCCGCTGGCAGTCGCAGGTGCTGGTGGACGGCAACCGCCTGCGCGCCGGCGGCTACGACAACCGCGCGCTGTGGGGCGTGCTGCCGTACAACCCGAGTGCCTGCTTCAGCGTACCGGCCGACTGGAACGCCATGAAGCCGGTGCTGGAACGCCTGGGCGCCAAGGGCGGCAGCGCGCTGCCGCAGCTGGTGGCGCGCTTCGACGGGCCGGCCGCCGCCTGCTGGTACGGCACGTCGCGCCTGTACACGCCGGTGTTCGTCGCCAACTACACGCACAGCGGCGACAACGACCTGCTGGCCAGCCTGTTCGGCGCGCTGGTCGGCGGCACCCCGGCCTACAGCGCCGCCGGCGGCGTGCAGCGCTGGGAACGCACGATCGACACGCCGCAGGGCAAGCTGACGCCGACGCTGGCCGTCGGCAACGGCACGCTGGTGTTCTCGGCCGACCGCAAGCTGGTCGATGCGGTGCTGGCGGTGAAGCGGCGCCAGGCACCGGCCGCCGCCGACCGCCTGCCGGATGCGCCGCGCACGGTCGGCTTGATCGACACCGCCGCGCTGGCGCAGCTGGCGCAGAAGGAAGCCTTCGAGGCGTTGCCGGCGGCCAGCGAACCGGTGCTGCGCGGCGCCGCCGAGGCGCACCTGCTGCCGCGCCTGGCCGCGCTGCGCACCTATCCGCCCTACCGCATGGTAGTCAAAAGCCTGCCGGCGTCCGGCGTGGTGTGGGAACCGCTGGAATGGCAGGCGGCGCGGTGA
- a CDS encoding amidohydrolase family protein, whose protein sequence is MRLPIPRVAALAVAGVVSWTMSGTPALAQPASQPASRATVLQGARIIDGSGAAPLENGSIVIRNGRIESVARAGAAPPAGATIVDLRGKTVMPALIAGHAHLGLTNGTSAGAKNVTEDNVVRQLQKYMKYGIGTVAVFGTDHDFIYGLRARQQAGKLAAPAILTAGHGFGVPDGAPPAKMGIDQVYRPTTIAQVDKDIAELAANKPDLVKIWVDDFGDKSTRKMDPALYREVIVQAHKHGLKVAAHVFYLEDAKRLARDSIDIFGHSVRDKPVDAELIGLMKKNRISYIPTLDLDEAFYVYADKPEWMGQPFFRQALDPGVWEWLHSPAYKVKEQSRKDFSVAQRNVRALHAAGIPVGLGTDSGATIARIQGFAEHRELELLTQAGLTPMQALQAGTAVNAAILGVDKERGSLAAGKQADILVLDANPLDDIRNTRKIHGVWLRGVLVSGER, encoded by the coding sequence ATGCGTCTTCCCATTCCGCGCGTCGCCGCGCTCGCCGTCGCCGGCGTCGTGTCCTGGACCATGTCCGGTACCCCGGCGCTTGCGCAGCCGGCGTCCCAGCCGGCATCCCGGGCCACCGTGCTGCAAGGCGCGCGCATCATCGACGGCAGCGGCGCTGCGCCGCTGGAAAACGGCAGTATCGTGATCCGCAACGGCCGCATCGAATCGGTCGCCAGGGCAGGTGCGGCGCCGCCCGCCGGCGCCACGATCGTCGACCTGCGCGGCAAGACCGTGATGCCGGCGCTGATCGCCGGCCACGCGCACCTGGGGCTGACCAACGGCACCAGCGCGGGGGCGAAAAACGTCACCGAAGACAACGTCGTGCGCCAGTTGCAGAAGTACATGAAGTACGGCATCGGCACGGTGGCGGTGTTCGGCACCGACCACGACTTCATCTACGGCCTGCGCGCGCGCCAGCAGGCCGGCAAGCTGGCCGCGCCGGCGATCCTTACCGCGGGCCACGGCTTCGGCGTGCCCGACGGCGCGCCGCCGGCGAAGATGGGCATCGACCAGGTGTACCGGCCGACCACCATCGCGCAAGTCGACAAGGACATCGCCGAACTGGCGGCCAACAAGCCGGACCTGGTCAAGATCTGGGTCGACGACTTCGGCGACAAGTCGACCAGGAAGATGGACCCGGCGCTGTACCGCGAAGTGATCGTGCAGGCCCACAAGCACGGCCTGAAGGTGGCGGCGCACGTGTTCTACCTGGAAGACGCCAAGCGCCTGGCGCGCGACAGCATCGACATCTTCGGCCACAGCGTGCGTGACAAGCCGGTGGACGCCGAACTGATCGGCCTGATGAAGAAGAACCGGATCTCGTACATCCCGACGCTGGACCTGGACGAAGCCTTTTATGTCTATGCCGACAAGCCCGAGTGGATGGGGCAACCGTTCTTCCGCCAGGCGCTCGACCCGGGCGTGTGGGAGTGGCTGCACAGCCCGGCGTATAAGGTCAAGGAACAATCGCGCAAGGACTTCTCGGTGGCGCAGCGCAACGTGCGCGCGCTGCACGCGGCCGGCATCCCGGTCGGCCTCGGCACCGATTCCGGCGCCACCATCGCGCGCATCCAGGGCTTCGCCGAGCACCGCGAACTGGAGCTGCTGACGCAGGCCGGACTGACGCCGATGCAGGCGCTGCAGGCCGGGACCGCGGTGAATGCGGCGATCCTTGGCGTCGACAAGGAGCGCGGGTCGCTGGCGGCCGGCAAGCAGGCCGACATCTTGGTGCTGGATGCCAATCCGCTGGACGATATCCGCAATACGCGCAAGATCCACGGGGTGTGGCTGCGCGGGGTACTGGTGTCGGGCGAGCGCTGA
- a CDS encoding outer membrane protein assembly factor BamB family protein, with translation MKTTISIPARHFTIVTYSLLLTACGGGGSDGGGGNAGAVGTGSGAPVATTPAPPAAQAPFTIVPGVLSGKYLAGYPTAIKATASPNTTLAGTLYFRLDDDNGVIVSADISANADNTYAVSAMPSATKASGHYTGAVVVNVCKDASCTTQIAGAPFKVPYSIDVISPNGGTVAANVTALSGLANARDWSGFQGDASHTGMVPVTLAPASFTARWTHETPAIGAEQLRISDIATGNGLIYFSTNPRYTEKRGYALFALKEQDGTEAWRRDFSSLPYPSTNAPAFANGRIFMSAGSQTSSSFYAFDAANGTTLFAKTVSEQWNRYPAPAVFGNGVYLGGGIYGGMYGFDANSGMQRWLINERQVGNWTPAVDETHVYNYQNDRLLVNDRITGAPVSQVLGLEDLSFYGITPMLGAANNVIIAGSKAVVNFDTGANKIRWSVGGSYHVGPAYDNKTIFVLRDQSIALQALNEADGSLAWSWTPPAVAGRWSGNVLLTNNLVFVSTENTTFAIDRATHLPVWTYPAGGNLALSSNGVLYIGGQSSITAINTR, from the coding sequence ATGAAAACGACCATTTCGATTCCAGCACGCCATTTCACCATCGTTACGTACAGTCTGCTTCTGACAGCTTGCGGCGGCGGCGGTAGTGACGGCGGCGGCGGCAATGCGGGCGCCGTCGGCACGGGGAGTGGCGCCCCGGTGGCCACCACGCCAGCACCACCGGCCGCGCAAGCGCCGTTCACGATCGTACCGGGTGTATTGAGCGGCAAGTACTTGGCTGGCTATCCCACCGCCATCAAAGCCACCGCTTCCCCGAACACCACGCTGGCGGGTACGCTCTATTTCAGGCTCGACGACGACAATGGCGTGATCGTGTCCGCGGACATCAGCGCCAACGCCGACAACACCTATGCCGTGTCGGCCATGCCATCGGCAACCAAGGCGTCCGGCCACTACACGGGTGCGGTGGTCGTCAACGTGTGCAAGGACGCCAGTTGCACGACGCAGATCGCCGGTGCGCCTTTCAAGGTACCGTATTCGATCGATGTCATTTCGCCCAATGGCGGCACGGTTGCCGCGAACGTGACGGCACTTTCGGGGCTCGCCAACGCGCGCGACTGGTCGGGCTTCCAGGGCGACGCCTCGCATACCGGCATGGTACCGGTCACGCTGGCGCCGGCTTCGTTCACGGCGCGCTGGACCCACGAAACCCCCGCCATCGGCGCAGAACAGCTCAGGATTTCGGACATCGCCACCGGCAACGGGCTGATTTACTTTTCGACCAATCCTCGCTACACGGAAAAGCGCGGGTACGCCCTGTTTGCGCTGAAGGAGCAGGACGGGACCGAGGCCTGGCGACGCGATTTCTCCAGCCTGCCCTATCCATCGACCAATGCCCCCGCCTTCGCCAACGGCAGGATCTTCATGTCCGCCGGATCGCAGACGTCTTCGTCGTTCTACGCGTTCGATGCCGCCAACGGCACCACTTTGTTTGCCAAAACGGTCTCCGAACAATGGAATCGCTACCCTGCGCCGGCCGTCTTCGGCAACGGTGTCTACCTCGGTGGCGGCATCTATGGCGGCATGTATGGATTCGACGCCAATTCCGGTATGCAGCGGTGGCTCATCAACGAGAGGCAAGTCGGCAACTGGACACCCGCGGTCGACGAAACCCATGTCTACAACTACCAGAATGACCGCCTGCTCGTGAACGACCGGATCACCGGCGCGCCCGTCAGTCAGGTCCTCGGCCTCGAGGACCTCAGCTTCTACGGTATCACTCCGATGCTCGGCGCAGCGAACAACGTGATCATTGCAGGTAGCAAAGCCGTGGTCAATTTCGATACCGGCGCCAACAAGATCCGCTGGTCGGTCGGCGGCAGCTACCATGTGGGACCCGCTTACGACAACAAGACCATCTTCGTGCTGCGCGACCAGTCGATCGCTCTGCAGGCGCTCAACGAAGCCGATGGCAGCCTGGCGTGGAGCTGGACGCCGCCTGCGGTCGCCGGTCGCTGGAGCGGCAACGTGCTTTTGACGAACAACCTCGTCTTCGTCAGTACCGAAAACACGACCTTCGCGATCGACCGCGCCACCCACTTGCCGGTATGGACCTACCCCGCCGGTGGCAACCTGGCATTGTCGTCGAACGGTGTCCTGTACATCGGCGGCCAATCGAGTATTACCGCGATCAACACCAGGTGA
- a CDS encoding peptidylprolyl isomerase produces the protein MRVLIDNGGIHYIFSRRRLPGMARKSRPGLGGGSSPGQFRRGECVPEFDTLLSRMQAGEAPQLVETRFGLHIVQMVPHIEGMLAPDDKVPPPCDDRIDFRQFRSDIVAFQITHL, from the coding sequence ATGAGAGTCCTTATCGATAATGGGGGCATCCATTATATTTTTTCCCGCCGGAGGCTGCCGGGTATGGCCCGAAAATCGCGGCCTGGCCTTGGAGGCGGCAGCAGCCCGGGCCAGTTTCGGCGCGGCGAGTGCGTGCCGGAGTTCGATACGCTGCTGTCGCGCATGCAGGCCGGCGAGGCGCCGCAACTGGTCGAGACGCGCTTCGGCTTGCACATCGTGCAGATGGTACCGCACATCGAGGGTATGCTGGCGCCCGACGATAAAGTACCTCCGCCATGTGATGATCGGATAGATTTCCGCCAGTTTCGAAGTGACATCGTTGCATTCCAAATAACACATTTGTAA
- a CDS encoding NAD(P)H-dependent oxidoreductase, whose translation MELLDKLQWRYATKAMDPARPVARDKVDRIIEAARLAPTSSGLQPFEILVVNNPQLRARIREVAWNQAQVTDASHLLVFAAWDDYTPERINAMFDLTNEVRGFRNEGWEAYRQQLLSTYPGRGAQVNFEHAARQAYIGFGAAVIAAAFEEVDATPMEGFDPAAVDDILGLRERHLRSVVMLPLGYRKAEQDWLAGLPKVRRPLGQFVTDVD comes from the coding sequence ATGGAATTGCTGGACAAACTGCAGTGGCGCTACGCCACCAAGGCAATGGACCCGGCGCGCCCGGTGGCGCGCGACAAGGTCGACCGCATTATCGAGGCGGCGCGCCTGGCGCCGACCTCGTCGGGCTTGCAGCCTTTCGAAATCCTGGTCGTCAACAACCCGCAGCTGCGCGCGCGCATCCGCGAGGTCGCCTGGAACCAGGCGCAGGTCACCGATGCGTCGCACCTGCTGGTGTTCGCGGCCTGGGACGACTACACGCCGGAACGCATCAACGCCATGTTCGACCTGACCAACGAGGTACGGGGCTTCCGTAACGAAGGCTGGGAAGCGTACCGCCAGCAGCTGCTGTCCACCTATCCGGGCCGCGGCGCGCAGGTGAACTTCGAGCACGCCGCGCGCCAGGCCTACATCGGCTTCGGCGCGGCGGTGATCGCCGCCGCGTTCGAGGAAGTCGACGCCACGCCGATGGAAGGCTTCGATCCGGCCGCGGTCGACGATATCCTGGGCTTGCGCGAACGGCACCTGCGCAGCGTGGTCATGCTGCCGCTGGGCTACCGCAAGGCCGAGCAGGACTGGCTGGCCGGCCTGCCGAAGGTGCGTCGTCCGCTCGGGCAGTTCGTGACCGACGTGGATTGA
- a CDS encoding sulfurtransferase, with the protein MNSIAATTSSRFRRDLARWRQLVAPAWLHGLVSGTAVDAAPTGAWRLFECGFAAIDAYVDRHIPGAGYIDTNELEHGPLWNKVPDAELERVLLRHGIRHDVTVILYARNLLAAARVAHLLLYAGVADVRLLDGGFDAWRRAGFACEHGAPPSPFAVPDFGAALPVRPDYLFDMQRTRDLLRHGGGTLVSTRSWNEFIGKTSGYGYIEARGDIAGAVWGRAGDDDDVNSMSEFHDADGCMKPAAAIRVMWGAAGIHPGRRTVFYCGTGWRASLAFFYAWLMDWEHIAVYDGGWCEWSRDAENAVVRRVDDCAQDRDSGSTDAGILAA; encoded by the coding sequence TTGAACAGCATCGCCGCCACCACGTCTTCCCGCTTTCGCCGCGACCTGGCCCGCTGGCGCCAACTCGTCGCGCCTGCCTGGCTCCACGGCCTGGTCTCGGGAACGGCGGTCGACGCCGCCCCGACCGGCGCATGGCGCCTGTTCGAGTGCGGATTCGCCGCCATCGATGCCTATGTGGATCGCCACATCCCCGGCGCCGGTTACATCGATACCAACGAGCTCGAACATGGTCCGCTGTGGAACAAGGTGCCGGATGCCGAACTGGAACGGGTGCTGCTGCGCCACGGCATCCGCCACGACGTCACCGTGATCCTGTACGCGCGCAACCTGCTGGCGGCGGCGCGCGTGGCGCACCTGCTGCTGTATGCTGGCGTGGCCGACGTGCGCTTGCTCGATGGCGGCTTCGACGCCTGGCGCCGCGCCGGCTTCGCTTGCGAACACGGCGCCCCGCCCTCCCCATTTGCCGTGCCCGATTTCGGAGCGGCGCTGCCGGTCCGGCCGGATTACCTGTTCGACATGCAGCGCACGCGTGACTTGCTGCGGCATGGCGGCGGCACGCTGGTCAGCACCCGCAGCTGGAACGAATTCATCGGCAAGACCTCGGGCTATGGCTACATCGAAGCCAGGGGCGACATCGCCGGGGCGGTATGGGGCCGGGCCGGCGATGACGACGACGTCAACAGCATGAGCGAGTTCCACGACGCCGATGGATGCATGAAGCCGGCCGCGGCCATCCGCGTCATGTGGGGCGCGGCCGGCATTCACCCCGGGCGCCGCACGGTGTTCTATTGCGGCACCGGGTGGCGCGCCTCGCTGGCGTTCTTCTACGCGTGGCTGATGGACTGGGAGCACATCGCCGTGTACGACGGCGGCTGGTGCGAATGGAGCCGCGACGCGGAGAATGCGGTCGTGCGGCGCGTGGACGATTGCGCGCAGGACCGCGATTCCGGCAGCACGGACGCCGGCATCCTGGCTGCCTGA
- a CDS encoding VPLPA-CTERM sorting domain-containing protein, with the protein MALSSVKNLLVGMSFFACASAFAVPFTVNIAGAQSVGEFGDAANTVRTYNVGANASITAVSYSVNLTAFTPSWLSDLGLAFTNSAVSDGVIFNPGIGDDDPGTASYSDVVNLVALGLDFKVGGDGILRLEFYEEYDDLAGADGIWNFGTITFEVQQAAQQDVPEPASALLLGGGLAAMAYAGRRRRRAAKAIH; encoded by the coding sequence ATGGCATTGAGCTCGGTTAAGAATCTGCTGGTCGGCATGTCGTTCTTCGCATGCGCTTCGGCGTTTGCCGTGCCGTTCACGGTCAATATCGCCGGCGCCCAGAGTGTCGGCGAGTTCGGCGATGCGGCCAATACGGTGCGCACCTACAACGTCGGCGCCAATGCGTCCATCACCGCGGTTTCGTATTCGGTCAACCTGACCGCGTTCACGCCGAGTTGGCTGTCCGACCTCGGCTTGGCTTTCACCAACTCGGCCGTCAGCGACGGCGTGATCTTCAACCCCGGTATCGGCGACGACGATCCGGGGACCGCCAGCTATTCGGATGTGGTCAACCTGGTCGCCCTGGGCCTTGACTTCAAGGTCGGCGGCGACGGTATCCTGCGCCTGGAGTTCTACGAGGAATACGACGACCTGGCCGGCGCTGACGGCATCTGGAACTTTGGCACGATCACGTTCGAGGTCCAGCAGGCAGCGCAGCAGGATGTGCCGGAACCGGCCAGCGCGCTGCTGTTGGGAGGCGGCTTGGCGGCCATGGCGTATGCCGGCCGCCGCCGCCGTCGCGCGGCCAAGGCAATCCACTGA
- a CDS encoding PAS domain-containing sensor histidine kinase — MNTTHHSPGRSFARLDNGWPDSYAWAIEQMPCPAYCCAHDGAVIHRNAAATRIWGETQTSVAASRWDGFAALRDLDGSIIDKDASPAAQAAAGEHPAPTELLALCQDGQLRRVVIHAKPVFDAAGAIMGALCCLTDVSEKRRLQERVQDAASAREDFLTMLAHELRNPLAPIMNVAGCLQRPNADPAVARMAAVVQRQTRQLARFITDLLDASRVDCLCELPVAPRTCTKDDILTLALDAVEPEVRARRQRVVVEVDDPGAGLCCDPERVAQALGNVLCNASAFTPDGEEICLRMEVEGDSLHVEVADRGAGIAPEDLPHVFDPFERRAVAPGRAPVGAGLGLTIAKGVCEAHGGSIQVCSPGLGQGTTVSLALPVAVDSA, encoded by the coding sequence ATGAACACGACACACCATTCGCCAGGGCGCAGCTTCGCCCGACTCGACAATGGGTGGCCCGACTCCTACGCATGGGCCATCGAGCAGATGCCTTGTCCGGCTTACTGCTGCGCGCACGACGGCGCCGTCATCCACCGCAATGCTGCGGCAACCCGCATCTGGGGAGAGACGCAAACGAGCGTCGCCGCATCGCGCTGGGACGGTTTTGCGGCGCTGCGCGACCTGGACGGCAGCATCATCGACAAGGACGCCAGCCCAGCCGCGCAAGCCGCGGCGGGCGAGCACCCTGCCCCCACCGAGCTGCTCGCCCTGTGCCAGGATGGCCAGTTGCGGCGGGTGGTCATCCACGCCAAGCCGGTGTTCGACGCCGCAGGCGCCATCATGGGCGCCTTGTGCTGTCTCACCGATGTCAGCGAAAAACGCCGCCTGCAAGAGCGCGTCCAGGATGCGGCCAGCGCACGCGAGGATTTCCTGACCATGCTCGCGCACGAACTGCGCAATCCGCTGGCACCCATCATGAACGTCGCAGGATGCCTGCAGCGGCCGAACGCCGATCCGGCGGTCGCCAGGATGGCGGCCGTCGTGCAGCGCCAAACCAGGCAGCTGGCGCGCTTCATCACCGACCTGCTCGATGCCTCGCGCGTCGACTGCCTGTGCGAACTACCGGTGGCGCCGCGCACCTGCACCAAGGACGACATCCTCACCCTGGCCCTCGATGCGGTCGAGCCCGAAGTGCGCGCCCGCAGGCAGCGCGTGGTGGTCGAAGTCGACGACCCCGGCGCCGGCTTGTGCTGCGATCCGGAACGGGTGGCGCAAGCCCTGGGCAATGTCTTGTGCAACGCCAGCGCATTCACGCCGGATGGGGAAGAGATCTGCCTGCGCATGGAGGTCGAAGGCGACTCGCTGCACGTGGAAGTGGCCGACCGCGGCGCCGGTATCGCACCGGAAGACTTGCCGCACGTGTTCGACCCGTTCGAGCGGCGCGCGGTGGCGCCCGGCCGGGCGCCGGTCGGTGCCGGCCTCGGCTTGACCATCGCCAAGGGCGTATGCGAGGCGCACGGCGGTTCGATCCAGGTATGCAGTCCCGGACTGGGCCAGGGAACGACGGTATCGCTGGCCTTGCCGGTGGCCGTGGACAGCGCTTGA
- a CDS encoding response regulator: MEQAFSGRRVLVVDDNADAAELVGEVMSLHGHDVVVAHGGKAALAAAATFLPDVVFLDIGMPDMDGYEVACALRRDPSFDTARIVALTAWGDLASRARAVACGFDGHLVKPAMLDSLINEAALAR; this comes from the coding sequence ATGGAGCAGGCATTCAGCGGTCGGCGGGTCCTGGTGGTCGACGACAATGCGGACGCGGCCGAGCTGGTGGGTGAAGTCATGTCGCTGCATGGACATGACGTGGTGGTGGCGCATGGTGGCAAGGCGGCGCTCGCCGCCGCCGCCACGTTCTTGCCGGATGTGGTATTCCTGGATATCGGCATGCCCGACATGGACGGCTATGAAGTGGCCTGCGCGCTGCGCCGCGATCCATCGTTCGATACGGCGCGCATCGTCGCCCTGACAGCTTGGGGCGACCTGGCATCGCGCGCGCGCGCCGTTGCCTGCGGCTTCGACGGCCATCTGGTGAAGCCGGCGATGCTCGACAGCTTGATCAACGAAGCCGCGCTGGCGCGTTAA